The following coding sequences are from one Gadus macrocephalus chromosome 3, ASM3116895v1 window:
- the hmox1a gene encoding heme oxygenase 1a: METENKARTEEEVEMPNRDLSEQIKEATKDSHVRAENTGLMLSYQKGQVTLAQYKLLLCSLHHIYVALEEELDKNSSHPGVAPIYFPTELARRELIEEDLEHFYGQDWREKMVVPKAAERYAHRLRQIGGENPELLVAHAYTRYLGDLSGGQVLGRITQKSLGLKNGDGVAFFTFPGVSSPNRFKQLYRSRMNSVELTEEQRKGVLEEAVRAFELNIQVFDALQDLVSSMQREADRQTHTSQAEQLNGTQRLSNTLPFPGQLITSTPLFRMVMGLCVALATVCMGIYAF, encoded by the exons ATGGAGACGGAGAACAAAGCCCGGACAGAAGAAGAGGTGGAGATGCCTAACAG GGACCTGTCCGAACAGATCAAAGAGGCAACCAAAGACAGCCATGTGAGGGCAGAGAACACAGGGCTGATGCTGAGCTATCAAAAGGGACAGGTCACCCTGGCCCAGTACAAG cTGCTGCTGTGTTCACTGCACCACATCTACGTGGCTTTGGAGGAAGAGCTGGACAAGAACAGCAGCCACCCGGGGGTGGCACCGATCTACTTCCCCACCGAGCTGGCCCGACGGGAGCTGATCGAGGAGGACCTGGAGCACTTCTACGGACAGGACTGGAGGGAGAAGATGGTGGTGCCCAAAGCCGCTGAAAGATACGCCCACAGACTACGACAG ATTGGAGGAGAGAATCCGGAACTCCTGGTTGCCCACGCATATACCCGTTACCTAGGTGACCTTTCCGGGGGTCAGGTCCTTGGCCGCATTACCCAGAAGTCCCTTGGGCTGAAGAATGGCGATGGCGTTGCGTTCTTCACGTTTCCAGGCGTGTCCAGCCCCAACCGGTTCAAGCAGCTGTACCGGAGCCGGATGAACAGCGTGGAGCTGactgaggagcagaggaaggggGTACTGGAGGAGGCTGTCCGGGCCTTTGAGCTCAACATACAG GTATTTGATGCGCTACAGGATTTGGTTTCCAGtatgcagagagaggcagataggcaaacacacacatcacaggcAGAACAGCTCAATG GAACTCAACGGTTGAGCAACACTCTGCCGTTCCCAGGGCAgctgatcacctccacccctctcttcaGGATGGTGATGGGGCTCTGTGTGGCCCTTGCTACAGTCTGCATGGGAATCTATGCTTTTTAA